A stretch of the Mycobacterium shigaense genome encodes the following:
- a CDS encoding Mce protein, which translates to MEGDAGASQLNPPPMSVISRLRRRRPKDPQEPGEAADETDTQAATEESPVADTEAATEAEAEVATAGAAVERGPSWLSGKWRVGIAALLVVVAGAVGAGGYLTLRFHQQSLAIARDDAAAVKAAIDCVSATQAPDTNTMLASEQKIIDCGTDAFRTQAIMYTQMLVQAYRASNAHVEVSDIRAAVERNNPDGSIDVLVAMRVKVSGDQAQNETGYRLRVRMSNAEGAYRIAKLDQVTK; encoded by the coding sequence ATGGAAGGAGATGCTGGCGCCAGCCAGCTGAACCCCCCACCGATGTCGGTGATCAGTCGTCTACGCCGGCGACGGCCGAAGGATCCGCAGGAACCCGGCGAGGCCGCCGACGAGACCGATACCCAGGCCGCGACCGAGGAGTCGCCGGTCGCGGACACGGAAGCCGCGACCGAAGCGGAGGCCGAGGTCGCCACCGCGGGTGCGGCCGTCGAGCGTGGACCGTCGTGGCTCAGCGGCAAGTGGCGAGTGGGCATCGCGGCACTTCTGGTCGTGGTGGCCGGAGCCGTCGGCGCCGGTGGCTACCTCACGCTGCGCTTTCACCAGCAGAGCCTGGCGATCGCGCGCGACGACGCGGCCGCGGTGAAGGCGGCGATCGACTGCGTATCGGCGACGCAGGCGCCGGACACCAACACGATGCTGGCGAGCGAACAGAAAATAATCGACTGTGGCACCGACGCGTTCCGCACCCAGGCCATCATGTACACCCAGATGCTGGTCCAGGCCTACCGGGCGTCGAACGCCCACGTGGAAGTGTCCGATATCCGGGCGGCCGTCGAACGCAACAACCCCGATGGTTCGATCGATGTGCTGGTCGCAATGCGGGTCAAGGTATCCGGCGACCAGGCGCAAAACGAGACCGGCTACCGGCTGCGGGTGAGGATGTCGAATGCCGAGGGCGCCTACCGGATTGCCAAGCTCGACCAGGTGACCAAGTGA